From one Musa acuminata AAA Group cultivar baxijiao chromosome BXJ2-6, Cavendish_Baxijiao_AAA, whole genome shotgun sequence genomic stretch:
- the LOC103987560 gene encoding uncharacterized protein LOC103987560, which produces MCPLRLVLVFLSAALAGFFAWKSIRSPPPSPISDDSQEIGASPGDSSIKGRILGAGKVIENGYWVFLDMASGRYLWRAMRER; this is translated from the exons ATGTGTCCGTTGCGCCTCGTCCTGGTGTTCCTCTCCGCCGCCCTCGCCGGATTCTTCGCCTGGAAATCGATCCGCTCCCCTCCCCCTTCCCCGATCTCCGATGACTCCCAGGAGATCGGCGCCTCCCCCGGCGACTCCTCCATCAAAGGCCGGATCCTCGGCGCTGGAAAG GTGATTGAGAATGGGTACTGGGTGTTTCTTGATATGGCCAGCGGGAGGTACTTGTGGAGGGCGATGAGAGAAAGGTGA
- the LOC135614701 gene encoding GCN5-related N-acetyltransferase 6, chloroplastic-like, translating to MVAVVAARQAGLRRVLVFRIQDRRKPLRSFAFAVMKDGSAISSDPDEDGVDFDLRSAPGFPRLEMSYSQRDLGPRIPQIEASSSRSNLRFDRLQPPDDEFDCEHRRAFGRFVAREAVLDEELWMAAWLRAESYWEVRSDVRVTDQHPTESYHLQNHKRQFTVQEFNSLKKRCSRNQDEKCVCIVVVRKHDENIKHAVMKSIFGTLDLSIRHFLCGETIPGERMKPPASSNLSQTERPRYAYIANLCVAKHARRQGIATNMLSLAIEVATSYGTNQIFVDVDRDNIGAQKLYEQIGFQMVEQAGPHLPADKNYLLCLKI from the exons atGGTGGCGGTTGTCGCCGCTCGACAGGCGGGTCTCCGGCGAGTACTAGTCTTCCGCATTCAAGATCGACGGAAACCTCTGAGAAGTTTCGCCTTCGCCGTCAT GAAAGATGGGTCGGCTATATCTTCCGACCCCGATGAGGACGGCGTCGACTTTGATCTTCGTTCGGCCCCAGGATTTCCGCGGCTCGAGATGTCGTATAGTCAACGCGATCTGGGACCAAGAATTCCTCAAATCGAGGCCTCATCGAGTCGATCGAACCTTCGCTTCGACCGTCTGCAGCCTCCGGATGACGAATTCGATTGCGAGCACAGAAGGGCCTTCGGTCGTTTCGTTGCGCGGGAGGCCGTTCTTGATGAAGAACTTTGG ATGGCGGCGTGGTTAAGGGCGGAAAGCTATTGGGAGGTGCGCTCAGATGTTCGAGTAACAGATCAACATCCAACAGAATCTTA CCATCTTCAAAATCATAAAAGGCAATTCACAGTTCAG GAATTCAATTCACTAAAGAAAAGATGCAGTAGGAACCAAGATGAGAAGTGTGTCTGCATTGTTGTG GTAAGGAAGcatgatgaaaatattaagcaCGCTGTGATGAAGAGCATATTTGGGACCCTAGATTTAAGCATACGCCATTTTTTATGCGGAGAGACAATTCCTGGA GAGCGCATGAAGCCACCAGCATCTTCCAATCTCTCCCAGACAGAGCGACCAAGATATGCATATATCGCAAACTTGTGCGTTGCCAAGCATGCCCGTCGGCAAGGCATTGCCACAAACATGTTATCGTTAGCTATTGAGGTGGCCACATCATATG GTACCAACCAGATCTTTGTAGATGTGGACAGGGATAACATCGGAGCTCAGAAACTATATGAGCAAATAGGATTTCAG ATGGTCGAACAGGCTGGTCCTCACTTACCGGCTGACAAGAACTACTTGCTGTGCTTGAAGATTTGA